Part of the Micromonospora inyonensis genome, CAGCCGGCGTAGCTTGGGGAAACGGTCGCCGGCCAGCAGCGGGGCCAGGTCGGCGACCTCCGTGTCGCCGCCGTAGTCCGGGGTGCCGAGCCACAGCTCCAGGTCGGTCAGGGCGGGCAGCTCCGAGTCGAGCACCGCGCGGGTGAAGGCCTGGGACAGTCCGCCGGTCTCCACCGCCAGCTCGCGCAACCGCTCGTGCCGGACCGGCGAGAAGGTGAACTCCGTGCCGCCGCGGACCCGCAGCGTCTCCAGCTCCGGGTACGCCGTGAGCAGTGGACTGACGTCACCCACCCGCATCCAGGAGACCTCGCACTCCTCGGAGGTCATGTCGCCGAGGAAGAGCGCCCGCACTGCCGGCAGGCGGGGTGCCGCCGCGCAGAGCTGCGCGATCGGGGCATGGTTGAACGCCGCGTACCCCCAGGCACCGACCACCAGCGACTCGACCGACGGTCCGGCCTGCGCGACGAACCGCTCGAACGCCTCCCGGAACGGCTCGGAGAGGGTGTACCCGGCGGACTCGTCGAAGTCCCAGTGGGCGATCCGCCAGGACACCGGGGCGTCCACGGCGGGCAGCGGCCCGTCCGGGGGTACGTCGACCACCGGCCGGCCGGCGAAGGACCGCGCGTGGCCACCGAATGCCATCCCGGTCACTCCCCGACCGCGGTGAACCGGTACTCGCGGCCACTGTAGACCTCGACCTCGCGCGCCTCGGAGAGGTCGACGTCCACGCCCGGGAGCGCGGCGACCACCCGCTGCTGCGCCTCGTCGGACAGGTAGTGGTGGTGCAGGTCGAGCCGACGCAGGTGGGTCAGCGACTGCCCGCCCAGCAGCGCGTCCAGACCCTCGTCGGCGAGCACGCCCATCGACAGGTCGAGCACCTCCAACCGGGCGACGACCGGCGCGTCGGCGACCATCGGGGTGATCGCGTTGACGATCTCGCTGTTGCACAGCCCGAGGTGCCGCAGCGCCGGCAGCCCGGCGCCGGTCAGCACCGGAGCGAGCTCGTCGACACCGGTGGTCGCGCCGTAGTCGGACCGGCCGAGCCAGAAGACCAGCTGTTCCAGAGCCGGCAGCTCCGACTCGCCCACCGCCCGGACCACCGCGCCGGGGAGCCCACCGGACTCGAAGCACAGCTCCCGCAGACCGGTGTGCCGCACCGGGCTCAGCCGCAGCCCGTTCCCGCCGCGCACCCACAGCACCTCCAGCGTCGGGTACGCGGTCAGCAGCCCGGTGATGTCGGGCAGGGTCAGCCAGGAGATCTCGCACTGTTCGGAGACCAGGTCGGCGAGGAAGACCGCCCGCAGCCCGGTCCACTCGGCCGCCGCGTCGACCAGCAGGTCGACCGGCAGTTCCCGCTCGTACGCGTCGCCCCACTCGCCGACGACCACCGCCCGGACCGCCTCCCCGGGCACCGCTTCGCGGAACGCCGCCACCAGGTCGGCGAACTCCCCGGGATCGGCGTCGAAGTCCTCGACCTCCAGTCGCCACGCCACCGCCGACGGGTCCTCGGGCAGGACCATCCCCGGGGTGAAGGGTGTCTCCGGTAGCCCGGCGAACGACGACACATGCGAGTTGATCACGACAACCTCCGGTCGGGCGGGTACGCCAGCGGCGCGACGCTAACAGCCCCTACCGACAGCACGATCGGTGGTGGCCTCCCTCGGCTCGCCGGCGCCGCCCGTGTCCGTGGCCTGTCCGGCCGCCGGCGGTCCTGGGGACCGTGCCCGCGACCCCCGCGCGGGCGGCCGTCACCCTGAACGACAGTGAGCCTTTCCGCGTAACGGTGTGAGTGCGGCGCGTAGCGGCGTTGGTGGGCGGTGCGGACACGCCCGGACCCGTTGTGGTGCAAGGGAAAGACGCAGAGCCCCGGTATGAAGTGGTCCTTCCACAGATCAACTTCAGTAGGGGCCCTGCGTCGCCATGAGTGTCACATACACCGCCGAGCTGTCCGTGCGCGAGGAGACCGTGTTGTTCCTGTCCGGGCTTCTGCATGGGCAACGGCAGCGGCTCGGGACCCGTTCCGGGACGCGGTCGCTGAGCTGCTTCAAGCAGGCGATCCTGGTGATCCGCTGGTTCCTCGACGGCACTCGGGTCAAGCAGTTGGCCATCGACAACCAGGTCAGCTCGTCGACCGGCTACGCCTACCTGCACGAGGGCATCCGGGTCCTCGCCGCGCACGCGCCGGGCCTGGAATCGGTGCTGTTGGCGGCGAAGATGGCCGGCTACGCCCACGTGAACATCGACGGGACCCTGATCGAGACCGACCGGTGCCGCACACCGGGGCCGACGCCGGGAGTGGACTCTGGTGGTCCGGCAAACACGACAACCACGGCGGTAACGTGCAGGTCATCACCGCCCCGGACGGGTGGCCGCTGTGGACCTCACCAGTGCGTCCCGGCCGGGAACATGACACGACCGCCCTGCGCGAACACGGCATCCTGCCCCTGCTGACCGCCTGGACCAACGACCAGCGGCGGGTTCTCGGCGACCTTGGCTACGAAGGCGAAGCCGACACGATCACGACCGCGTTCAAGAAGCCGCGCAACGGCACCTGCACCGACGTGCAGCAGCAGTTCAACAAGGCCCACAACGGTGTCCGCGCCATCGGCGAACGCGGAAACTCCCTGCTCAAGACCACCTTCAAAGCGCTGCGCAACGTCAGCCTGTGCCCGTGGAACATCGGCAGGATCACCGCGGCGGCCCTCGTGCTCCTGCACGTCGAGCACAACCGCACAACCTGATCACCCAACGCCACGACCCGTTACGCGGAAAGGCTCAGTGAGGTCACCGCGAACCTCTGGGAGTGGAACTGGCCGTCGGTCGCCCCGCCGCAGGAGTCGGTCAGCCTGCCTGCCGAACAGCCCCGACGGCGTGCGCCCGTGGTACGAGGTCTACCAGCCGGTCTCTACAAGGCCACGACCAGCATCGACGTCATCACCAACGAACCTCGACCAACCAACCACCGCCCTAACTGAATGGCGTTGGAACTAGATTCGCCCCCGCGGCGACTATCTCGTCAGACGTCCTGTCGCTCGCCTAGGAAGACCCTGATGCAGACCTCCACCCGGTGCCATGTCCGCTGCGGCTTGCAGCACATGTCGTCTGGCGCGACGTTCATGCTTGAACGCTGGGCCTGTTCCGGCGTACGGGCCGTGGTGGTGCGAACCGTCTCTTTCTCGATGCGGGCTCAGCCGCCTCGGTGTTGTGATGCATGATTCCCGCGGTGCCGGCATCGCCGGGTTGCGTACCCGGTCGGTGCTGGTCGTGCTCTTCGACGGCGTGCAGCCGCTCGATGTGGCGGGGCCGGTGGACGTGTTCTCGGCGGCGGCGCGCTTCACCGGCAGCGCTAGCACGCCGCCGTACGTCGTTCGCACGGCTTCGCTCGGAGGCGAAACGGTACGGTCCGCCGGCGGTCTGCGACTGGTCCCTGACTTCGATCTGGCCGAGGCCGAGGATCCCGACCTGCTCCTGGTGCCGGGCGGGCCCGGCGTGGAACACGTCGACGCCCGACTGACGACCTGGCTGCGTATGCGCGCCCCAGGCCTGAGGCGAGTGATGTCGGTGTGCACCGGGGCGTATCTTCTGGCCGAGGCCGGGCTGCTTGATGGGCGCCGGGCGACGACGCACTGGGATGCCTGTGCCAACCTCGCGAGCAGATTTCCCCAGGTCTCGATCGATCCGAGCCCGATCTTCGTCCGTGATGGTTCGATCTCCACGTCGGCGGGGGTCACGGCGGGTGTGGATCTGGCCATAGCCCTGGTCGAGGAGGACTTCGGTCGCACGGTGGCCCACGAGATCGCGCGACTTCTGGTTGTCTACCTGCGCCGGCCAGGCAACCAGGCGCAACTCAGCGTTCAGCTCTCGGCGCAGATCGCCCGCTCGGATCCGCTGCGTGAGGTCCAGTACTGGGCCGCAGCCAACCTGGCATCCGACCTGTCCGTTCCGGCGCTGGCTCAGCGCGCCGGTCTGTCCGCCCGGCAATTCGCTCGTGCGTTCGCCGAGCAGGTCGGGACGACACCGGGCCGCTACGTGGACCTCATCCGTTTGGAGTCCGCGCAGCGAATGCTGACCGACACCCGAGACGGCGTGATCGGCATCGCGCATCGTTGTGGCTACGGAACGCCGGAGGCGATGCGTCGCGCGTTCATGCGTGAACTCGGCGTCTCGCCCACGGAGTACCGCCGCAGATTCGCGAGTTCGTCGACGATCGGCTCCTGATCCCCGATCGGACAACGTCGGCGCTCAGGTACGGAAATCGCCGACCCGCCCATGCCCGGCTCGTGCCTTACCGGCCTGCACGATGGCAGATTTGTTGCCCTGCATGACATTGCCGTCGTGGTGGGACGCCTTTACGTTTGTTCCGTAACGCCTGATGACGACCTTGATGTTGAGCGAGGTCGCAAAATTGCCGACCGGCCGATCGGCCGACCTCGCCTCGCGGTCGCCCCACCCGAAGGAATACTGACATGCAGATCGCCGTCGTCCTCTATCCCGGCTTCACCTCGCTGGACGTCCTCGGACCCTACGAGGTCCTGGGCCGCCTCCCCGAAACCGAGGTGGTGTTCGTTGCCGAACGTCCGGGCCTCGTTCAAAACGACCTGAAGACCCTGTCGGTCAACGTGGTCGCCACCCTTCGATGACGTGCCCAGTCCCGACGTGGTGCTTGTCGGGGGAGGTCCGGGACCAATGCCACGTAGCCTAATTTGATCATGTTGTTGTGCTGGTCGTTTGTGCCCGGACGGGCTTCCGGCGGGTGTGGTGCGGCGGGCGGGTCAGCGTGTCCGGGCTGTGGTGTTGACGCCGGCTGGCTGGGCGGGTCTGGCCGGGTGTTTCTGGTAGTCCTTTCTGGCTGGTGGCGGCGGGCGGGTCCGCCGGTGGTGGGGGTTTGAGGCCCCAGAACCGGATGGTCGCTGGGCCGTCGTGGCGGATGCTGGCCGGTTCGTGGTGTTTCTTGACGCGGTAGCTGTTGTGGCGGGCTCGTTTGACCGCCCGGGGGCAGCTGCGGTGCCGGCGGGGCGGTAGCGGCTTGCGGCCCAGCTCGGCGAGTGCGTGGGGCAGGTGGTCAGTCCAGTCTCCAGGGGGAATGCCCGCCGTCCCGGTGGCGGTACGGCGGGCGATTCGCAGCGCGCGGGTGAAGCTGATCCGGTCGGGGTCGAGGTCGGCGGCTTCGGCCGCGCGGGTGATCAACGCGGCGAGGGCGTGGTGGACGATCAGCCAGGCCCAGATTTCCTGGTAGGCCAGCTCCGGCAGCCTTGAGCGCAGCAGACGGCCCGGGCCGCGTAGGTGCGTCTTGAGCTGGTCGTTGCTGGTCTCTATCTTCCCAGCGCAGGTGGTAGGCCTCGGCCAGCTCGTCCGCGTGGGCCTCGGCCGGCTCGAGGACGGTGGTCAGCAGCACGATCAGCTCGCCGGTGCCGTCGCCGTCGCGGTCGGGCACGTCGTACTCGACCACTCGTACCAGATACGCCAGCTCAGGGGCCAGATCCTGCCCAGCGCGGGCAGCGGCGACGACGCGGTCCCGGCGGGCGCCGCGGATCTTCGGGTTGATCACCACGGACACATACGTGCCGTCGGCCAGCACCCGCACGACCGGCAGCCGCAGCCCGGTCGGCGCCCGCCACAGCAACGCCGCCCCGGTGCCCGCCGCAGCAGACCAGGCGTCGAAGGAGTAGAACCCCCGGTCGGCGGTCAGCAGCTCATCGCGGCGCAGCCGCGGGTACAGCCGCATCGCCAATGTCCGCTCCCCGGTGCCATAGCCGGACACCTCCCCGGCCAGGAACGCGTGCGTGCCGCACTCGGCCAACGCCACCACCCGCGCCTTCGGATACGCCGACCGGTTGCCCCCCGAGCCGGCGTAGCCAAACTCGGCGGCGTTACCCGGCGTGTCCGGCAGGTCCACATCGAAGCCGTCAATAGCAAGGACTCGCCACCGCCGCAGCCACGCCCCCCGCGTATCAGTCGTGCCCACCGGCTGCACCACCGACTCGAAGATCTCCTCCATGACCGGCGCGCCCAGCCGCTGCCGCGCCTGGCTGATCCCCGACGCGGTCGGCACCGACCAAGCGGCGTCCCAGCAGCCGAACCGGGTCAACGCCCCGGTGACCTTCGTGGCGACCTCTTCGTAGTCATCCTCACCGAACAGGCACAACGCCATCGTCAGATAGGCCACCACATGCGGCGGAAGCTTCCCATCCGACCGCTTGGCCCCAACCCCAAACCGGGCCACCGCCGCGTCCACCGCATCCCGCGGCACCGCGGACACCAGCACCCCCAACGACACCTGATCCGCCGTCACCGCCACCGTCTCGGACATGACCGGCAAGCACACCAGCACCCGACCTGCCGGTCACGCCACCACGCCGACCATCCACAAAGACCCAGTCCAACCCCATGATCAAATTAGGCTACGTGGCATTGGGTCCGGGACAGTCGGAGCAGATGTCCGACGGCCGATTGCACGAGTGGTTGCGAACGGTCGATCGGACCAGCACATGGACGGCTGCCGTCTGCAGCGGAACCTTTGTCCTGGCCGCCGCCGGCATCCTCAACGGTCGCCGGGCGACGACCCACTGGGCCGCGCTCGAGCACCTCACCGGCTTCGGTGTCACACCATCGAAGCAGCGCGTCGTCATCGACGGTCACTACGCGACCGCAGCCGGCGTCTCCGCGGGCATCGACATGGCACTGAGCCTTTCCGCGTAACGGTGTGAGTGCGGCGCGTAGCGGCGTTGGTGGGCGGTGCGGACACGCCCGGACCCGTTGTGGTGCAAGGGAAAGACGCAGAGCCCCGGTATGAAGTGGTCCTTCCACAGATCAACTTCAGTAGGGGCCCTGCGTCGCCATGAGTGTCACATACACCGCCGAGCTGTCCGTGCGCGAGGAGACCGTGTTGTTCCTGTCCGGGCTTCTGCATGGGCAACGGCAGCGGCTCGGGACCCGTTCCGGGACGCGGTCGCTGAGCTGCTTCAAGCAGGCGATCCTGGTGATCCGCTGGTTCCTCGACGGCACTCGGGTCAAGCAGTTGGCCATCGACAACCAGGTCAGCTCGTCGACCGGCTACGCCTACCTGCACGAGGGCATCCGGGTCCTCGCCGCGCACGCGCCGGGCCTGGAATCGGTGCTGTTGGCGGCGAAGATGGCCGGCTACGCCCACGTGAACATCGACGGGACCCTGATCGAGACCGACCGGTGCCGCACACCGGGGCCGACGCCGGGAGTGGACTCTGGTGGTCCGGCAAACACGACAACCACGGCGGTAACGTGCAGGTCATCACCGCCCCGGACGGGTGGCCGCTGTGGACCTCACCAGTGCGTCCCGGCCGGGAACATGACACGACCGCCCTGCGCGAACACGGCATCCTGCCCCTGCTGACCGCCTGGACCAACGACCAGCGGCGGGTTCTCGGCGACCTTGGCTACGAAGGCGAAGCCGACACGATCACGACCGCGTTCAAGAAGCC contains:
- a CDS encoding STM4015 family protein; translation: MINSHVSSFAGLPETPFTPGMVLPEDPSAVAWRLEVEDFDADPGEFADLVAAFREAVPGEAVRAVVVGEWGDAYERELPVDLLVDAAAEWTGLRAVFLADLVSEQCEISWLTLPDITGLLTAYPTLEVLWVRGGNGLRLSPVRHTGLRELCFESGGLPGAVVRAVGESELPALEQLVFWLGRSDYGATTGVDELAPVLTGAGLPALRHLGLCNSEIVNAITPMVADAPVVARLEVLDLSMGVLADEGLDALLGGQSLTHLRRLDLHHHYLSDEAQQRVVAALPGVDVDLSEAREVEVYSGREYRFTAVGE
- a CDS encoding IS4 family transposase; its protein translation is MSETVAVTADQVSLGVLVSAVPRDAVDAAVARFGVGAKRSDGKLPPHVVAYLTMALCLFGEDDYEEVATKVTGALTRFGCWDAAWSVPTASGISQARQRLGAPVMEEIFESVVQPVGTTDTRGAWLRRWRVLAIDGFDVDLPDTPGNAAEFGYAGSGGNRSAYPKARVVALAECGTHAFLAGEVSGYGTGERTLAMRLYPRLRRDELLTADRGFYSFDAWSAAAGTGAALLWRAPTGLRLPVVRVLADGTYVSVVINPKIRGARRDRVVAAARAGQDLAPELAYLVRVVEYDVPDRDGDGTGELIVLLTTVLEPAEAHADELAEAYHLRWEDRDQQRPAQDAPTRPGPSAALKAAGAGLPGNLGLADRPPRPRRVDHPRGRSRRPRPRPDQLHPRAANRPPYRHRDGGHSPWRLD
- a CDS encoding GlxA family transcriptional regulator; amino-acid sequence: MHDSRGAGIAGLRTRSVLVVLFDGVQPLDVAGPVDVFSAAARFTGSASTPPYVVRTASLGGETVRSAGGLRLVPDFDLAEAEDPDLLLVPGGPGVEHVDARLTTWLRMRAPGLRRVMSVCTGAYLLAEAGLLDGRRATTHWDACANLASRFPQVSIDPSPIFVRDGSISTSAGVTAGVDLAIALVEEDFGRTVAHEIARLLVVYLRRPGNQAQLSVQLSAQIARSDPLREVQYWAAANLASDLSVPALAQRAGLSARQFARAFAEQVGTTPGRYVDLIRLESAQRMLTDTRDGVIGIAHRCGYGTPEAMRRAFMRELGVSPTEYRRRFASSSTIGS
- a CDS encoding DJ-1/PfpI family protein, encoding MSDGRLHEWLRTVDRTSTWTAAVCSGTFVLAAAGILNGRRATTHWAALEHLTGFGVTPSKQRVVIDGHYATAAGVSAGIDMALSLSA
- a CDS encoding STM4015 family protein: MAFGGHARSFAGRPVVDVPPDGPLPAVDAPVSWRIAHWDFDESAGYTLSEPFREAFERFVAQAGPSVESLVVGAWGYAAFNHAPIAQLCAAAPRLPAVRALFLGDMTSEECEVSWMRVGDVSPLLTAYPELETLRVRGGTEFTFSPVRHERLRELAVETGGLSQAFTRAVLDSELPALTDLELWLGTPDYGGDTEVADLAPLLAGDRFPKLRRLALRNAEIADDLAEALSTATVVARLERLDLSLGTLGERGAAALLAGQSLTHLAELDLEHHYLPEEVADALVAALPGVRVDVSDPQEDDDYDGASYRYVAVGE